A genomic window from Candidatus Pelagisphaera phototrophica includes:
- the era gene encoding GTPase Era produces MEENCIEFGRGRVGFVTIVGRPNVGKSTFINKALGYHLTAVSTRPNTTRKRWLGILSDKESQIIFSDTPGVHSPKNRMHEAMANTVIGEVNGGDTILCLCDATREFGDEDRRVAQLVRGAEKPVVLVINKMDTASEVQAVSIAESFQAIMGDVSVFRISAMTGEGIDSLLDHFRQTLPEGPFLFPDDQLTDVIEREISEEVIREAANELMRQELPQEIVVKIDDWAENEKKIKIAATIYVERDSQKAIVIGEKGQMVNRVIKIAREKLRVDLGKFVDLKLSVKVAPDWQNKKCFLRGKGIVDPSN; encoded by the coding sequence GTGGAAGAAAATTGTATAGAATTTGGTAGAGGTCGAGTTGGGTTTGTCACAATTGTGGGACGGCCAAACGTAGGAAAATCAACATTTATTAACAAAGCTCTCGGCTACCATTTGACTGCGGTGTCTACCCGTCCGAATACGACTCGAAAAAGGTGGTTGGGAATTTTGAGCGACAAGGAATCCCAAATCATCTTTTCTGATACCCCAGGGGTTCATTCCCCTAAAAACCGTATGCATGAAGCGATGGCAAATACAGTCATCGGCGAAGTAAATGGCGGCGATACTATTTTGTGCCTATGCGATGCCACTCGCGAGTTTGGTGATGAGGATCGACGGGTCGCTCAACTTGTTCGTGGGGCTGAAAAGCCAGTCGTCCTGGTCATTAATAAAATGGATACAGCTAGTGAAGTTCAGGCCGTATCGATCGCAGAAAGCTTTCAAGCGATCATGGGTGATGTATCTGTATTCAGGATTTCTGCTATGACAGGTGAGGGGATTGATTCTCTTCTGGATCATTTTCGCCAAACGCTTCCAGAGGGGCCCTTCCTGTTCCCGGATGACCAGTTGACAGATGTGATCGAGCGCGAAATATCGGAAGAGGTCATTCGCGAGGCGGCAAATGAATTGATGCGCCAGGAATTGCCCCAGGAGATAGTCGTGAAAATCGACGATTGGGCGGAGAATGAAAAGAAGATCAAGATCGCGGCGACTATTTATGTCGAGCGGGATAGTCAGAAGGCGATTGTCATAGGGGAGAAAGGACAAATGGTGAACCGCGTCATAAAGATTGCGAGGGAGAAATTAAGAGTCGATCTTGGCAAGTTCGTTGACCTGAAACTATCGGTGAAGGTTGCCCCGGATTGGCAGAATAAAAAGTGTTTTCTAAGAGGCAAAGGAATAGTCGATCCGTCGAATTAA
- a CDS encoding tetratricopeptide repeat protein: protein MSVTSALLMAFGLPQVGADSITELRTTVATLTRQIDENPDSASAYQSRGVAYFELGEFKKSISDFDRFIQLYPNQEPHHWQRGIAYYYAHEYEKGVQQFELHKSVNPNDVENAVWHFLCKAKLENVQAARDSLIPIKFDSRIPMVQIWELFSGIGSPEKVLLAAGPIDTGSGISRQRHCYAHLYIGLYHEALGQSELVKKHISLAANEFSMPNYMGMVARVHNRLINH from the coding sequence TTGAGTGTTACTAGTGCGCTCCTAATGGCATTTGGCTTGCCTCAAGTTGGAGCGGATTCAATCACCGAGCTTCGAACCACTGTCGCAACCCTAACTAGGCAAATTGATGAGAATCCAGATTCCGCGAGTGCCTACCAGTCGCGCGGCGTTGCGTATTTTGAACTTGGAGAGTTCAAAAAGTCGATTTCCGATTTCGATCGATTTATTCAGCTCTACCCGAACCAGGAGCCGCATCACTGGCAAAGAGGCATTGCCTACTACTACGCCCACGAATACGAAAAAGGTGTCCAGCAATTCGAGCTTCACAAGTCCGTCAACCCGAATGATGTCGAAAACGCGGTCTGGCATTTCCTCTGTAAGGCAAAGTTAGAAAACGTCCAAGCAGCAAGGGATTCGCTCATTCCCATCAAATTCGATTCGCGAATACCTATGGTCCAGATTTGGGAGCTATTCTCTGGCATCGGAAGTCCCGAGAAAGTCCTCCTCGCGGCTGGCCCAATAGATACCGGTTCTGGAATCTCCCGCCAAAGACATTGCTATGCCCATCTCTATATTGGGCTTTACCACGAGGCATTGGGTCAATCGGAATTGGTAAAAAAGCACATATCTCTCGCCGCTAATGAATTTTCGATGCCCAACTATATGGGAATGGTTGCAAGAGTCCATAATCGACTCATCAATCACTGA